Proteins from a single region of Hymenobacter aquaticus:
- a CDS encoding zinc ribbon domain-containing protein YjdM, translating to MDVKDSNGNLLAEGDSVTLIKDLKVKGSSLTLKRGTVVKNIRLTNSPAEIEGRAGGSTMVLKTEFLKKA from the coding sequence ATGGACGTAAAAGACAGCAACGGCAACCTGCTCGCCGAGGGCGACTCGGTGACGCTGATTAAGGATCTGAAAGTGAAAGGCTCGTCGCTCACACTCAAGCGCGGCACGGTGGTCAAGAACATTCGCCTAACTAACAGCCCGGCCGAAATTGAGGGCCGCGCCGGCGGCTCGACGATGGTACTCAAGACGGAGTTTCTGAAGAAAGCCTAG
- a CDS encoding M1 family aminopeptidase translates to MFTAFLRFELATWRKQPLTYIFLAVTFGMTLLAMLWPSLQMGQDLRNLHVNAPFAILSRAGAMTMLCLLFITAIMASTATRDSGSGYAQVLYAAPLEKAAYLWGRFLGGVLVAVLALLGLLLAVLLGTLLNEPARVGAFQLAPYVQAISLFIVPNVVLAGAIIYCLTVLTRNTVYAFIAALGLMVGFLLVGLFTPNLDTPASVLLLDPFGLRTLHALTKYWTVAEKNTAVPEFVGPLLTNRLVWLSIAGALMGLTHGLFSFTTATGKVKKQRLAEPVAPARPAAPTPRPRVQPRHDRSAALVQLTEQTRLDLLGILKSVPFWILLGVGMLNLLSIAATASEREGGHFFPVTYTMLDLINGTYGLFVVAVLVYYGGVLVWKEQDARLDGILDASPRPSWVPYTAKMLTLVFIAAFLTTMGVLVCVAAQALQGYTNFEWSLYGQAVFGIEFTRYVMVAVGTVFLHVLLRNKFLAYGLTVAIILFQAISGAALDWNNNLLRFADTPAFTYSDMNGFGPFAESIVWFKLYWTAFCVLLVALTAGLWVRGRAVGGAFSATQLRQSFTPALRAVAATGLVAWLGLGAWIYYNTAVRNDYATLAEDQGLQADYEKLYKRYEHAPQPRVTAVNLQIDLTPAARAVQVKGQLTLRNKTGRPLDTLLVSYSGYLENYQFRIPGARPGLNDQRRHFRSFVLRPALAPGDSLVLGYSAQYRARGFENKVSRPLINGNGTFLNNFDLAPTIGYTRNLELENATDRAKFGLPERARMAPQSDSAAYANTYISTDADRLRFEATVSTSPDQIAVAPGSLLKEWQQNGRRYFHYRLAAPVLNFYSITSARYQVRRERQNGVDLEIYYHPGHPYNLDRMMKSMRASLAYYGQQFGAYPQQQARIIEFPRYQQFAQAFPGTMPYSEGLGFIAQTSPDDHDVDRTYRLVAHEMAHQWWGHQVTGAAVQGATFMSESVSEYLSTLMLERQYGPARVLKLRRYAQDYYLRGRASEKVRELPLLYNEDQPHIHYAKGSLALYSLRSYLGEQRLHAALGQFMRDYQDRPAPYPSSEDLYGYLLRATPDSLQYLVADQLKRITLYDNQVREVAYQRRPDGRYQVTVQMEAHKRYADELGQETEAPLHDYLDLALYGTNNKVLTRQRLLVTAPRKVVRFTVAAAPEKAVLDPDLLLVDRRPEDNTLAAFAMK, encoded by the coding sequence ATGTTTACCGCCTTTCTCCGCTTCGAGCTGGCCACCTGGCGCAAGCAGCCGCTCACGTATATCTTCCTGGCCGTCACCTTCGGAATGACGTTGCTGGCCATGCTCTGGCCCAGCCTGCAAATGGGGCAGGATTTGCGCAACCTGCACGTCAACGCGCCCTTCGCCATCCTGAGCCGGGCCGGGGCCATGACCATGCTCTGCCTGCTCTTCATCACGGCCATTATGGCCAGCACCGCCACCCGCGACTCGGGCTCGGGCTACGCGCAAGTGCTCTACGCCGCGCCCCTCGAAAAAGCCGCCTACCTCTGGGGCCGCTTCCTGGGCGGGGTGCTGGTGGCGGTGCTGGCTTTGCTGGGGTTGCTGCTGGCGGTGTTGCTGGGTACGCTGCTCAACGAGCCGGCCCGGGTGGGCGCGTTTCAGCTGGCGCCCTACGTGCAGGCCATTAGCCTGTTCATCGTGCCCAACGTGGTGCTGGCCGGGGCCATTATCTACTGCCTCACGGTGCTGACGCGCAACACCGTTTACGCCTTTATTGCCGCCCTGGGGCTGATGGTGGGCTTCCTGCTGGTGGGCCTGTTCACGCCCAACCTCGACACCCCGGCCAGCGTGCTGCTACTCGACCCGTTTGGCCTGCGCACCCTGCACGCATTAACCAAGTACTGGACGGTGGCCGAGAAAAACACCGCCGTGCCGGAGTTCGTCGGGCCGCTGCTCACCAACCGCCTGGTGTGGCTGAGCATTGCCGGGGCGCTGATGGGCCTCACCCACGGCCTGTTTTCCTTCACTACTGCCACCGGCAAAGTTAAAAAGCAGCGCCTGGCTGAGCCCGTAGCCCCGGCCCGACCCGCCGCGCCCACGCCCCGGCCCCGGGTGCAGCCCCGCCACGACCGTAGCGCCGCGCTGGTGCAGCTCACCGAGCAAACCCGCCTCGACTTGCTGGGCATTCTCAAATCGGTGCCGTTCTGGATACTGCTGGGAGTGGGCATGCTCAATTTGCTCAGTATCGCGGCCACGGCCTCGGAGCGGGAAGGCGGCCATTTCTTCCCGGTCACCTACACCATGCTCGACCTGATTAACGGCACCTACGGCCTGTTCGTCGTGGCGGTGCTGGTGTACTACGGCGGGGTGCTGGTGTGGAAAGAGCAGGACGCCCGCCTCGACGGTATCCTGGACGCTTCGCCCCGGCCTTCCTGGGTGCCTTACACGGCTAAAATGCTGACCCTGGTCTTCATTGCCGCCTTTTTGACCACGATGGGCGTGCTGGTGTGCGTGGCGGCCCAGGCCTTGCAGGGCTACACCAACTTCGAGTGGAGCCTCTACGGACAGGCTGTGTTCGGCATCGAGTTTACCCGCTACGTGATGGTGGCCGTGGGCACGGTATTTCTGCACGTGCTGCTGCGCAACAAGTTTCTGGCCTACGGCCTGACGGTGGCCATTATCCTATTCCAGGCCATCAGCGGGGCCGCCCTCGACTGGAACAACAACCTGCTGCGCTTCGCCGACACGCCCGCCTTTACGTATTCCGACATGAACGGCTTCGGGCCTTTCGCCGAGAGCATCGTGTGGTTTAAGCTCTACTGGACGGCCTTTTGCGTGCTGCTCGTGGCCCTCACCGCCGGGCTCTGGGTGCGGGGCCGGGCCGTGGGCGGGGCGTTCAGTGCTACCCAGCTGCGGCAGTCGTTTACACCCGCGCTGCGGGCCGTGGCCGCCACCGGCCTCGTTGCCTGGCTGGGCCTGGGCGCCTGGATTTACTACAACACCGCCGTGCGCAACGACTACGCCACCCTGGCCGAGGATCAAGGTCTGCAGGCTGATTATGAAAAGCTATACAAGCGCTACGAGCACGCCCCCCAGCCCCGCGTCACGGCCGTCAATCTGCAAATCGACCTCACGCCCGCGGCCCGCGCCGTGCAGGTGAAAGGCCAGCTCACGCTCCGGAACAAAACCGGCCGCCCACTCGATACTCTGCTTGTGTCCTACAGCGGCTACCTGGAAAACTACCAGTTCCGCATCCCCGGAGCCCGGCCCGGGCTGAACGACCAGCGCCGGCACTTCCGCAGCTTCGTGCTCCGGCCCGCCCTGGCCCCCGGCGACTCGCTGGTACTCGGCTACTCGGCCCAGTACCGGGCCCGGGGTTTCGAAAACAAGGTTTCCCGGCCCCTGATTAACGGCAACGGCACCTTCCTCAACAACTTCGACCTGGCGCCCACCATCGGCTACACCCGCAACCTGGAGCTGGAAAACGCCACCGACCGGGCCAAGTTCGGCCTACCCGAGCGGGCCCGCATGGCCCCGCAATCCGACTCGGCGGCCTACGCCAATACCTACATTTCCACCGACGCCGACCGGCTGCGCTTCGAGGCCACGGTCAGCACCAGCCCCGACCAGATTGCCGTGGCCCCCGGCTCTTTGCTCAAGGAATGGCAGCAGAATGGCCGCCGCTACTTCCACTACCGCCTGGCCGCGCCGGTGCTCAACTTTTACTCCATCACCTCGGCCCGCTACCAGGTGCGGCGCGAGCGGCAGAACGGCGTCGACCTGGAAATCTACTACCACCCCGGCCACCCGTATAACCTGGACCGGATGATGAAGTCCATGCGCGCCTCGCTGGCTTATTACGGGCAGCAGTTTGGGGCGTATCCGCAGCAGCAGGCCCGCATCATCGAGTTTCCGCGCTACCAGCAGTTTGCCCAGGCGTTTCCCGGTACCATGCCTTATTCCGAAGGCCTCGGCTTTATTGCCCAAACCAGCCCCGACGACCACGACGTGGACCGCACTTACCGCCTCGTGGCCCACGAAATGGCCCACCAGTGGTGGGGCCACCAGGTTACCGGCGCGGCGGTGCAAGGCGCTACCTTTATGTCCGAATCCGTGTCCGAATACCTGTCGACGCTGATGCTGGAGCGGCAATATGGCCCCGCGCGGGTGCTGAAGCTGCGCCGCTATGCCCAGGACTACTACCTGCGGGGCCGGGCCAGTGAGAAGGTGCGGGAGCTGCCCTTGCTCTACAACGAGGACCAGCCCCATATTCACTACGCCAAAGGCTCCCTGGCGCTGTACTCGCTACGCAGCTACCTGGGCGAGCAACGCCTCCACGCCGCCCTCGGCCAGTTTATGCGCGACTACCAGGACCGCCCCGCCCCGTACCCCTCCTCTGAAGACCTTTACGGCTACCTCCTGCGCGCCACGCCTGACTCGCTGCAGTACTTGGTAGCCGACCAGCTCAAGCGCATCACCCTCTACGACAACCAGGTGCGGGAAGTAGCCTACCAGCGCCGGCCCGACGGCCGCTACCAGGTCACGGTGCAGATGGAAGCCCACAAGCGCTACGCCGACGAACTGGGCCAGGAAACCGAAGCGCCCCTGCACGATTACCTCGACCTGGCCCTCTACGGCACCAACAACAAAGTACTGACCCGCCAGCGCCTGCTGGTCACGGCCCCGCGCAAAGTGGTGCGCTTCACCGTGGCCGCCGCGCCCGAAAAAGCCGTTCTTGACCCAGATCTGCTGCTCGTAGACCGCCGGCCGGAAGACAATACCCTGGCCGCCTTCGCAATGAAGTAA
- the ychF gene encoding redox-regulated ATPase YchF — MGLRCGIVGLPNVGKSTLFNALSNAKAESANYPFCTIEPNVGVITVPDERLQILEALVNPKRVLPTIIEFVDIAGLVKGASKGEGLGNKFLANIREVDAIIHVVRCFEDPNIVHVAGGVDPVFDKDVIDTELQLKDLESIDKKLQKSERSAKAGDAAAKKEVAILQRFKAALEAGQNARAVVADDVELEAVADLQLLTIKPVIYVANVDEASIATDGNKHVAALREHVKAEGAQVVLVSAAIEEQIADMEDPEEKEMFLAEYGLTESGLSKLIRSSYELLNLITYFTAGVQEVRAWTIHKGDKAPQAAGVIHSDFEKGFIRAEVIKLADYQEYKTEVKIKEAGKMAVEGKDYVVQDGDIMHFRFNV, encoded by the coding sequence ATGGGTCTCCGCTGCGGAATCGTCGGTTTGCCGAACGTGGGTAAGTCCACGCTGTTCAACGCCCTTTCGAACGCCAAGGCCGAATCGGCCAACTATCCTTTCTGCACCATCGAGCCCAACGTGGGCGTGATTACCGTGCCCGACGAGCGGCTCCAGATCCTGGAAGCCCTGGTGAACCCCAAGCGCGTGCTGCCCACCATCATTGAGTTTGTGGACATTGCCGGCCTGGTGAAGGGCGCTTCCAAGGGCGAAGGTCTGGGCAACAAGTTCCTGGCCAACATCCGCGAGGTTGACGCCATCATCCACGTGGTGCGCTGCTTCGAAGACCCCAACATCGTGCACGTAGCCGGCGGCGTCGACCCGGTGTTTGACAAGGACGTTATCGACACCGAATTGCAGCTCAAGGACCTGGAAAGCATCGACAAGAAGCTCCAGAAGTCGGAGCGCTCGGCCAAGGCCGGCGACGCGGCGGCCAAAAAGGAAGTAGCCATTCTGCAGCGCTTTAAGGCGGCGCTGGAAGCCGGGCAGAACGCCCGCGCCGTGGTGGCCGACGACGTGGAGCTGGAGGCCGTGGCCGATTTGCAGCTGCTCACCATCAAGCCCGTGATTTACGTGGCCAACGTGGACGAGGCCAGCATTGCCACCGACGGCAACAAGCACGTGGCCGCCCTGCGCGAGCATGTGAAAGCCGAAGGCGCCCAGGTAGTACTCGTATCGGCCGCCATTGAGGAGCAGATTGCCGACATGGAAGACCCCGAGGAAAAGGAAATGTTCCTGGCCGAGTACGGCCTCACTGAGTCGGGCCTGAGCAAGCTGATTCGCTCCAGCTACGAGCTGCTGAACCTGATTACCTACTTCACCGCCGGCGTGCAGGAAGTACGGGCCTGGACCATCCACAAGGGCGACAAGGCTCCGCAGGCGGCCGGCGTTATCCACTCCGATTTCGAGAAGGGCTTTATCCGGGCCGAGGTGATTAAGCTGGCCGATTACCAGGAATACAAAACCGAGGTCAAAATCAAGGAAGCCGGCAAGATGGCCGTGGAAGGCAAGGACTACGTGGTGCAGGACGGCGACATCATGCACTTCCGCTTCAACGTGTAA